In Camelus bactrianus isolate YW-2024 breed Bactrian camel chromosome 10, ASM4877302v1, whole genome shotgun sequence, a genomic segment contains:
- the LRFN4 gene encoding leucine-rich repeat and fibronectin type-III domain-containing protein 4, with product MAPPLLLLLLASGAAACPLPCVCQNLSESLSTLCAHRGLLFVPPNVDRRTVELRLADNFIQALGPPDFRNMTGLVDLTLSRNAITRIGARAFGDLESLRSLHLDGNRLVELGTGSLRGPINLQHLILSGNQLGRIASGAFDDFLDSLEDLDLSYNNLRQVPWAGIGAMPALHTLNLDHNLIDALPPGAFAQLSQLSRLDLTSNRLATLAPDPLFSRGRDAEASPAPLVLSFSGNPLHCNCELLWLRRLARPDDLETCASPPGLAGRYFWAVPEGEFSCEPPLIARHTQRLWVLEGQRATLRCRALGDPAPTMHWVGPDDRLVGNSSRARAFPNGTLEIGVTGSGDAGGYTCIATNPAGEATAHVELRVLALPHGGNSSTEGGRPGPSDIAASARTAAEGEGTLESEPAVQVTEVTATSGLVSWGPGRPADPVWMFQIQYNSSEDETLIYRIVPASSHHFLLKHLVPGADYDLCLLALSPAAGPSDLTATRLLGCAHFSTLPATPLCHALQAHVLGGTLTVAVGGVLVAALLVFTVALLVRGRGAGNGRLPLKLSHVQSQTNGGPSPTPKVHPPRSPPPRPQRSCSLDLGDTGGCYGYARRLGGAWARRSHSVHGGLLTAGCRGVGGSAERLEESVV from the exons ATGGCCCCAccactcctgctgctgctgctggccagTGGAGCTGCCGCCTGCCCACTGCCCTGTGTCTGCCAAAACCTGTCCGAGTCACTCAGCACACTCTGTGCCCACCGAGGCCTGCTGTTTGTGCCTCCCAACGTGGACCGGCGCACAGTGGAGCTGCGTCTGGCTGACAACTTCATCCAGGCCTTGGGGCCACCGGACTTCCGCAACATGACAGGGCTGGTAGACCTGACGCTGTCCCGCAATGCCATCACCCGCATTGGGGCCCGCGCCTTCGGGGACCTAGAGAGCCTGCGCTCCCTGCACCTGGACGGCAACAGGCTGGTGGAGTTGGGCACTGGTAGCCTGCGAGGCCCCATCAACCTGCAGCACCTCATCCTCAGCGGCAACCAGCTGGGCCGTATTGCGTCAGGGGCCTTCGACGACTTCCTGGACAGCTTGGAGGACCTGGACCTGTCCTACAACAACCTGCGGCAGGTGCCCTGGGCCGGCATCGGTGCCATGCCCGCCCTGCACACCCTCAACCTGGACCACAACCTCATCGATGCACTGCCCCCGGGCGCCTTTGCCCAACTCAGCCAGCTCTCCCGTCTCGACCTCACCTCCAACCGCCTGGCCACGCTGGCACCTGACCCACTCTTCTCCCGGGGCCGTGACGCCGaggcctcccccgcccccctggTGCTGAGCTTCAGCGGGAACCCCCTGCACTGCAACTGTGAGCTGCTGTGGCTGCGGCGGCTGGCCCGGCCCGATGACCTGGAGACGTGCGCCTCTCCGCCAGGCCTGGCTGGCCGCTACTTCTGGGCAGTGCCAGAGGGCGAGTTCTCCTGTGAGCCACCCCTCATTGCCCGCCACACGCAGCGCCTCTGGGTGCTGGAGGGCCAGCGGGCCACACTGCGGTGCCGGGCCCTTGGCGACCCCGCACCCACCATGCACTGGGTCGGCCCTGATGATCGGCTGGTTGGCAACTCCTCCCGAGCCCGGGCTTTTCCCAATGGGACCTTGGAGATTGGGGTGACAGGCTCGGGGGATGCAGGGGGCTACACCTGCATTGCCACCAACCCTGCTGGCGAGGCCACAGCCCACGTAGAACTCCGGGTGCTGGCCTTGCCCCATGGTGGGAACAGCAGCACCGAGGGGGGCCGCCCAGGGCCCTCGGACATCGCTGCCTCAGCCCGCACTGCTGCTGAGGGCGAGGGGACACTGGAGTCTGAGCCAGCCGTGCAGGTGACGGAGGTGACCGCCACCTCGGGGCTTGTGAGCTGGGGGCCAGGGCGGCCAGCGGACCCTGTGTGGATGTTCCAAATCCAGTACAACAGCAGTGAGGACGAGACCCTCATCTACCG GATCGTCCCAGCCTCCAGCCACCACTTCCTTCTGAAGCACCTGGTCCCCGGTGCTGACTATGACCTCTGCCTGCTGGCCCTGTCACCTGCCGCTGGGCCTTCCGACCTCACCGCCACTAGGCTGCTGGGCTGTGCCCACTTTTCCACGCTGCCAGCCACACCCCTGTGCCACGCCCTGCAGGCCCACGTGCTGGGCGGGACCCTGACCGTGGCTGTGGGGGGTGTGTTGGTGGCTGCCTTACTGGTCTTCACTGTGGCCTTGCTGGTTCGGGGCCGGGGGGCCGGGAATGGCCGCCTCCCCCTCAAGCTCAGCCACGTCCAATCGCAGACCAACGGaggccccagccccacacccaAGGTGCACCCACCACGGAGCCCCCCGCCTCGCCCCCAGCGTAGCTGCTCCCTGGACCTGGGAGACACTGGCGGGTGCTACGGTTATGCCAGGCGCCTCGGGGGGGCCTGGGCCCGACGGAGCCACTCTGTGCATGGGGGGCTGCTCACTGCAGggtgccggggggtggggggcagtgcgGAGCGGCTGGAGGAGAGTGTGGTGTGA
- the RCE1 gene encoding CAAX prenyl protease 2 isoform X3 has translation MAALGGDGLRLLSVSRPERQPESAALGGPGPGLCCWVSVFSCLSLACSYVGSLYVWKSELPRDHPAVIKRRFTSVLVVSSLSPLCVLLWRELTGIQILFLGPLMQLSMDCPCDLADGLKVVLAPRSWARCLTDMRWLRNQVIAPLTEELVFRACMLPMLAPCTGLGPAVFTCPLFFGVAHFHHIFEQLRFRQSSVGSIFLSAAFQFSYTAVFGAYTAFLFIRTGHLIGPVLCHSFCNYMGFPAVCAALEHPQRRPLLAGYALGVGLFLLLLQPLTDPKLYGSLPLCVLLERAGDSEAPLCP, from the exons ATGGCGGCGCTGGGCGGGGACGGGCTTCGCCTGCTGTCGGTGTCACGGCCGGAGCGGCAACCCGAGTCTGCGGCTCTGGGCGGTCCAGGCCCCGGGCTGTGCTGCTGGGTGTCCGTGTTCTCTTGTCTTAGCCTCGCCTGCTCCTACGTGGGCAGCCTCTACGTCTGGAAGAGCGAGCTGCCAAG GGACCACCCTGCCGTCATCAAGCGGCGCTTCACCAGTGTCCTGGTGGTGTCAAGTCTCTCGCCTCTCTGCGTGCTACTCTGGAGGGAACTTACAGGCATCCAG ATCCTTTTCCTGGGTCCATTGATGCAGCTCTCAATGGATTGCCCCTGTGACCTGGCAGATGGGTTGAAGGTTGTCTTAG CCCCTCGCTCCTGGGCCCGCTGCCTCACAGACATGCGTTGGCTTCGGAACCAAGTGATTGCACCCCTAACAGAGGAGCTGGTGTTCCGGGCCTGCATGCTGCCCATGTTAGCACCGTGCACAGGCCTGGGCCCTGCTGTGTTcacctgcccacttttctttggAGTTG CCCATTTTCACCACATTTTTGAACAGCTTCGTTTCCGCCAGAGCAGTGTGGGGAGCATCTTCTTGTCTGCAG CGTTCCAGTTCTCCTACACAGCTGTCTTCGGTGCCTACACTGCTTTCCTCTTCATCCGTACAG GACACCTGATTGGGCCGGTTCTCTGCCACTCCTTCTGCAATTACATGGGTTTTCCTGCCGTATGTGCAGCCCTGGAGCATCCGCAGAGGCGGCCCCTGCTGGCAGGCTATGCCCTGGGTGTGGGActcttcctgcttctgctccAGCCCCTCACGGACCCTAAGCTCTACGGCAGCCTTCCCCTTTGTGTGCTTTTGGAGCGGGCAGGGGACTCAGAGGCTCCCCTGTGTCCCTGA
- the RCE1 gene encoding CAAX prenyl protease 2 isoform X2, producing the protein MAALGGDGLRLLSVSRPERQPESAALGGPGPGLCCWVSVFSCLSLACSYVGSLYVWKSELPRDHPAVIKRRFTSVLVVSSLSPLCVLLWRELTGIQPGTSLLTLMGFRLEGIFPAALLPLLLTMILFLGPLMQLSMDCPCDLADGLKVVLAPRSWARCLTDMRWLRNQVIAPLTEELVFRACMLPMLAPCTGLGPAVFTCPLFFGVAHFHHIFEQLRFRQSSVGSIFLSAGHLIGPVLCHSFCNYMGFPAVCAALEHPQRRPLLAGYALGVGLFLLLLQPLTDPKLYGSLPLCVLLERAGDSEAPLCP; encoded by the exons ATGGCGGCGCTGGGCGGGGACGGGCTTCGCCTGCTGTCGGTGTCACGGCCGGAGCGGCAACCCGAGTCTGCGGCTCTGGGCGGTCCAGGCCCCGGGCTGTGCTGCTGGGTGTCCGTGTTCTCTTGTCTTAGCCTCGCCTGCTCCTACGTGGGCAGCCTCTACGTCTGGAAGAGCGAGCTGCCAAG GGACCACCCTGCCGTCATCAAGCGGCGCTTCACCAGTGTCCTGGTGGTGTCAAGTCTCTCGCCTCTCTGCGTGCTACTCTGGAGGGAACTTACAGGCATCCAG CCAGGCACATCCCTGCTCACCCTGATGGGATTCAGGCTGGAGGGCATTTTTCCAGCAGCGCTGCTGCCCCTGCTGCTGACCATG ATCCTTTTCCTGGGTCCATTGATGCAGCTCTCAATGGATTGCCCCTGTGACCTGGCAGATGGGTTGAAGGTTGTCTTAG CCCCTCGCTCCTGGGCCCGCTGCCTCACAGACATGCGTTGGCTTCGGAACCAAGTGATTGCACCCCTAACAGAGGAGCTGGTGTTCCGGGCCTGCATGCTGCCCATGTTAGCACCGTGCACAGGCCTGGGCCCTGCTGTGTTcacctgcccacttttctttggAGTTG CCCATTTTCACCACATTTTTGAACAGCTTCGTTTCCGCCAGAGCAGTGTGGGGAGCATCTTCTTGTCTGCAG GACACCTGATTGGGCCGGTTCTCTGCCACTCCTTCTGCAATTACATGGGTTTTCCTGCCGTATGTGCAGCCCTGGAGCATCCGCAGAGGCGGCCCCTGCTGGCAGGCTATGCCCTGGGTGTGGGActcttcctgcttctgctccAGCCCCTCACGGACCCTAAGCTCTACGGCAGCCTTCCCCTTTGTGTGCTTTTGGAGCGGGCAGGGGACTCAGAGGCTCCCCTGTGTCCCTGA
- the RCE1 gene encoding CAAX prenyl protease 2 isoform X6: MGFRLEGIFPAALLPLLLTMILFLGPLMQLSMDCPCDLADGLKVVLAPRSWARCLTDMRWLRNQVIAPLTEELVFRACMLPMLAPCTGLGPAVFTCPLFFGVAHFHHIFEQLRFRQSSVGSIFLSAAFQFSYTAVFGAYTAFLFIRTGHLIGPVLCHSFCNYMGFPAVCAALEHPQRRPLLAGYALGVGLFLLLLQPLTDPKLYGSLPLCVLLERAGDSEAPLCP; this comes from the exons ATGGGATTCAGGCTGGAGGGCATTTTTCCAGCAGCGCTGCTGCCCCTGCTGCTGACCATG ATCCTTTTCCTGGGTCCATTGATGCAGCTCTCAATGGATTGCCCCTGTGACCTGGCAGATGGGTTGAAGGTTGTCTTAG CCCCTCGCTCCTGGGCCCGCTGCCTCACAGACATGCGTTGGCTTCGGAACCAAGTGATTGCACCCCTAACAGAGGAGCTGGTGTTCCGGGCCTGCATGCTGCCCATGTTAGCACCGTGCACAGGCCTGGGCCCTGCTGTGTTcacctgcccacttttctttggAGTTG CCCATTTTCACCACATTTTTGAACAGCTTCGTTTCCGCCAGAGCAGTGTGGGGAGCATCTTCTTGTCTGCAG CGTTCCAGTTCTCCTACACAGCTGTCTTCGGTGCCTACACTGCTTTCCTCTTCATCCGTACAG GACACCTGATTGGGCCGGTTCTCTGCCACTCCTTCTGCAATTACATGGGTTTTCCTGCCGTATGTGCAGCCCTGGAGCATCCGCAGAGGCGGCCCCTGCTGGCAGGCTATGCCCTGGGTGTGGGActcttcctgcttctgctccAGCCCCTCACGGACCCTAAGCTCTACGGCAGCCTTCCCCTTTGTGTGCTTTTGGAGCGGGCAGGGGACTCAGAGGCTCCCCTGTGTCCCTGA
- the RCE1 gene encoding CAAX prenyl protease 2 isoform X1 encodes MAALGGDGLRLLSVSRPERQPESAALGGPGPGLCCWVSVFSCLSLACSYVGSLYVWKSELPRDHPAVIKRRFTSVLVVSSLSPLCVLLWRELTGIQPGTSLLTLMGFRLEGIFPAALLPLLLTMILFLGPLMQLSMDCPCDLADGLKVVLAPRSWARCLTDMRWLRNQVIAPLTEELVFRACMLPMLAPCTGLGPAVFTCPLFFGVAHFHHIFEQLRFRQSSVGSIFLSAAFQFSYTAVFGAYTAFLFIRTGHLIGPVLCHSFCNYMGFPAVCAALEHPQRRPLLAGYALGVGLFLLLLQPLTDPKLYGSLPLCVLLERAGDSEAPLCP; translated from the exons ATGGCGGCGCTGGGCGGGGACGGGCTTCGCCTGCTGTCGGTGTCACGGCCGGAGCGGCAACCCGAGTCTGCGGCTCTGGGCGGTCCAGGCCCCGGGCTGTGCTGCTGGGTGTCCGTGTTCTCTTGTCTTAGCCTCGCCTGCTCCTACGTGGGCAGCCTCTACGTCTGGAAGAGCGAGCTGCCAAG GGACCACCCTGCCGTCATCAAGCGGCGCTTCACCAGTGTCCTGGTGGTGTCAAGTCTCTCGCCTCTCTGCGTGCTACTCTGGAGGGAACTTACAGGCATCCAG CCAGGCACATCCCTGCTCACCCTGATGGGATTCAGGCTGGAGGGCATTTTTCCAGCAGCGCTGCTGCCCCTGCTGCTGACCATG ATCCTTTTCCTGGGTCCATTGATGCAGCTCTCAATGGATTGCCCCTGTGACCTGGCAGATGGGTTGAAGGTTGTCTTAG CCCCTCGCTCCTGGGCCCGCTGCCTCACAGACATGCGTTGGCTTCGGAACCAAGTGATTGCACCCCTAACAGAGGAGCTGGTGTTCCGGGCCTGCATGCTGCCCATGTTAGCACCGTGCACAGGCCTGGGCCCTGCTGTGTTcacctgcccacttttctttggAGTTG CCCATTTTCACCACATTTTTGAACAGCTTCGTTTCCGCCAGAGCAGTGTGGGGAGCATCTTCTTGTCTGCAG CGTTCCAGTTCTCCTACACAGCTGTCTTCGGTGCCTACACTGCTTTCCTCTTCATCCGTACAG GACACCTGATTGGGCCGGTTCTCTGCCACTCCTTCTGCAATTACATGGGTTTTCCTGCCGTATGTGCAGCCCTGGAGCATCCGCAGAGGCGGCCCCTGCTGGCAGGCTATGCCCTGGGTGTGGGActcttcctgcttctgctccAGCCCCTCACGGACCCTAAGCTCTACGGCAGCCTTCCCCTTTGTGTGCTTTTGGAGCGGGCAGGGGACTCAGAGGCTCCCCTGTGTCCCTGA
- the RCE1 gene encoding CAAX prenyl protease 2 isoform X5, with the protein MAALGGDGLRLLSVSRPERQPESAALGGPGPGLCCWVSVFSCLSLACSYVGSLYVWKSELPRDHPAVIKRRFTSVLVVSSLSPLCVLLWRELTGIQPGTSLLTLMGFRLEGIFPAALLPLLLTMILFLGPLMQLSMDCPCDLADGLKVVLAPRSWARCLTDMRWLRNQVIAPLTEELVFRACMLPMLAPCTGLGPAVFTCPLFFGVASFPPEQCGEHLLVCRTPDWAGSLPLLLQLHGFSCRMCSPGASAEAAPAGRLCPGCGTLPASAPAPHGP; encoded by the exons ATGGCGGCGCTGGGCGGGGACGGGCTTCGCCTGCTGTCGGTGTCACGGCCGGAGCGGCAACCCGAGTCTGCGGCTCTGGGCGGTCCAGGCCCCGGGCTGTGCTGCTGGGTGTCCGTGTTCTCTTGTCTTAGCCTCGCCTGCTCCTACGTGGGCAGCCTCTACGTCTGGAAGAGCGAGCTGCCAAG GGACCACCCTGCCGTCATCAAGCGGCGCTTCACCAGTGTCCTGGTGGTGTCAAGTCTCTCGCCTCTCTGCGTGCTACTCTGGAGGGAACTTACAGGCATCCAG CCAGGCACATCCCTGCTCACCCTGATGGGATTCAGGCTGGAGGGCATTTTTCCAGCAGCGCTGCTGCCCCTGCTGCTGACCATG ATCCTTTTCCTGGGTCCATTGATGCAGCTCTCAATGGATTGCCCCTGTGACCTGGCAGATGGGTTGAAGGTTGTCTTAG CCCCTCGCTCCTGGGCCCGCTGCCTCACAGACATGCGTTGGCTTCGGAACCAAGTGATTGCACCCCTAACAGAGGAGCTGGTGTTCCGGGCCTGCATGCTGCCCATGTTAGCACCGTGCACAGGCCTGGGCCCTGCTGTGTTcacctgcccacttttctttggAGTTG CTTCGTTTCCGCCAGAGCAGTGTGGGGAGCATCTTCTTGTCTGCAG GACACCTGATTGGGCCGGTTCTCTGCCACTCCTTCTGCAATTACATGGGTTTTCCTGCCGTATGTGCAGCCCTGGAGCATCCGCAGAGGCGGCCCCTGCTGGCAGGCTATGCCCTGGGTGTGGGActcttcctgcttctgctccAGCCCCTCACGGACCCTAA
- the RCE1 gene encoding CAAX prenyl protease 2 isoform X4, whose amino-acid sequence MAALGGDGLRLLSVSRPERQPESAALGGPGPGLCCWVSVFSCLSLACSYVGSLYVWKSELPRDHPAVIKRRFTSVLVVSSLSPLCVLLWRELTGIQPGTSLLTLMGFRLEGIFPAALLPLLLTMILFLGPLMQLSMDCPCDLADGLKVVLAPRSWARCLTDMRWLRNQVIAPLTEELVFRACMLPMLAPCTGLGPAVFTCPLFFGVASFPPEQCGEHLLVCSVPVLLHSCLRCLHCFPLHPYRTPDWAGSLPLLLQLHGFSCRMCSPGASAEAAPAGRLCPGCGTLPASAPAPHGP is encoded by the exons ATGGCGGCGCTGGGCGGGGACGGGCTTCGCCTGCTGTCGGTGTCACGGCCGGAGCGGCAACCCGAGTCTGCGGCTCTGGGCGGTCCAGGCCCCGGGCTGTGCTGCTGGGTGTCCGTGTTCTCTTGTCTTAGCCTCGCCTGCTCCTACGTGGGCAGCCTCTACGTCTGGAAGAGCGAGCTGCCAAG GGACCACCCTGCCGTCATCAAGCGGCGCTTCACCAGTGTCCTGGTGGTGTCAAGTCTCTCGCCTCTCTGCGTGCTACTCTGGAGGGAACTTACAGGCATCCAG CCAGGCACATCCCTGCTCACCCTGATGGGATTCAGGCTGGAGGGCATTTTTCCAGCAGCGCTGCTGCCCCTGCTGCTGACCATG ATCCTTTTCCTGGGTCCATTGATGCAGCTCTCAATGGATTGCCCCTGTGACCTGGCAGATGGGTTGAAGGTTGTCTTAG CCCCTCGCTCCTGGGCCCGCTGCCTCACAGACATGCGTTGGCTTCGGAACCAAGTGATTGCACCCCTAACAGAGGAGCTGGTGTTCCGGGCCTGCATGCTGCCCATGTTAGCACCGTGCACAGGCCTGGGCCCTGCTGTGTTcacctgcccacttttctttggAGTTG CTTCGTTTCCGCCAGAGCAGTGTGGGGAGCATCTTCTTGTCTGCAG CGTTCCAGTTCTCCTACACAGCTGTCTTCGGTGCCTACACTGCTTTCCTCTTCATCCGTACAG GACACCTGATTGGGCCGGTTCTCTGCCACTCCTTCTGCAATTACATGGGTTTTCCTGCCGTATGTGCAGCCCTGGAGCATCCGCAGAGGCGGCCCCTGCTGGCAGGCTATGCCCTGGGTGTGGGActcttcctgcttctgctccAGCCCCTCACGGACCCTAA